Proteins co-encoded in one Stenotrophomonas maltophilia genomic window:
- a CDS encoding 4-hydroxy-tetrahydrodipicolinate reductase — MGQALLRLAAEHPDSLQIVAAVTGRAPAQRVVDGVPFFAASELPGAPAFDVAIDFSLPEGFDPMLALCVERGAGLVSGTTGISTAQRQALDTAATQIALVWASNFSLGVAVLDELVERAAQALAGWDCDIVESHHTQKKDAPSGTALTLGAAAQRGGAQPHYASLRAGDIVGEHLVQFTGPGERIELVHRATNRDIFARGALFAARQLRGRAPGSYRVRDLLQ, encoded by the coding sequence ATGGGCCAGGCCCTGCTGCGGCTGGCCGCCGAACATCCCGACAGCCTGCAGATCGTCGCGGCGGTGACCGGCCGTGCGCCGGCCCAGCGCGTGGTCGATGGCGTGCCGTTCTTCGCGGCCAGCGAGCTGCCCGGTGCGCCGGCGTTCGACGTGGCGATCGACTTCAGCCTGCCCGAAGGCTTCGACCCGATGCTGGCGCTATGCGTGGAGCGCGGCGCCGGCCTGGTTTCCGGCACCACCGGTATTTCCACGGCGCAGCGGCAGGCGCTGGACACGGCGGCGACGCAGATCGCGCTGGTCTGGGCCTCGAACTTCAGCCTGGGCGTGGCGGTGCTGGACGAGCTGGTCGAGCGCGCGGCGCAGGCGCTGGCCGGCTGGGACTGCGACATCGTCGAATCGCACCACACCCAGAAGAAGGACGCGCCGTCGGGCACCGCGCTGACCCTGGGTGCGGCCGCGCAGCGGGGCGGGGCGCAGCCGCACTACGCCAGTCTGCGTGCCGGCGACATCGTGGGTGAGCATCTGGTCCAGTTCACCGGCCCGGGCGAGCGCATCGAGCTGGTGCACCGGGCGACCAATCGCGACATCTTCGCCCGCGGCGCGCTGTTCGCCGCCCGTCAGCTGCGCGGGCGGGCCCCGGGCAGCTACCGGGTGCGTGATCTGCTGCAGTAA
- a CDS encoding 3-oxoacyl-ACP reductase, producing MQISEQLVLVTGAGRGLGQHIAHAFAAQGARVIINYRHSEAAARALASELGGQAIALQADITDRAQVDSMLQHALAHFGQGVTTVVNNALATFSFNGDARDGAADIGWPAFQAQFEGSVRGALNTVQAALPGMQARRFGRVINIGTNLFQIPVVPYHDYTAAKAALLSLTRTLAGDLGPHGITVNMLSGGLLRTTDASAATPEAVFDYIAANTPLRSVTTPAEFADAALFFASPWSRAVTGQNLVVDGGLVRD from the coding sequence ATGCAGATCAGCGAACAGCTGGTGCTGGTCACCGGCGCCGGTCGCGGCCTCGGCCAACACATCGCCCACGCCTTCGCCGCGCAGGGCGCACGGGTGATCATCAATTACCGCCACAGCGAGGCTGCCGCGCGCGCACTGGCCAGCGAACTGGGAGGGCAGGCCATCGCCCTGCAGGCTGACATCACCGACCGCGCCCAGGTGGACTCGATGCTGCAGCACGCGCTGGCCCACTTCGGCCAGGGCGTGACCACCGTGGTCAACAACGCGCTGGCCACATTCTCGTTCAATGGTGACGCCCGCGACGGCGCTGCCGACATCGGCTGGCCGGCCTTCCAGGCACAGTTCGAAGGCAGCGTGCGCGGTGCATTGAACACGGTGCAGGCCGCCCTGCCCGGCATGCAGGCCCGGCGCTTCGGCCGCGTCATCAACATCGGCACCAACCTGTTCCAGATCCCGGTGGTGCCCTACCACGACTACACCGCGGCGAAGGCCGCGCTGCTGTCGCTGACCCGCACCCTGGCCGGCGATCTCGGCCCGCACGGGATCACCGTGAACATGCTGTCCGGTGGCCTGCTGCGCACCACCGATGCCAGCGCCGCCACGCCGGAAGCGGTATTCGACTACATCGCCGCCAACACGCCGCTGCGCAGCGTCACCACCCCGGCCGAGTTCGCCGATGCCGCGCTGTTCTTCGCCAGCCCGTGGTCACGCGCGGTGACCGGCCAGAACCTGGTGGTGGATGGCGGTCTGGTAAGGGACTGA
- a CDS encoding MerR family transcriptional regulator, with the protein MRISEVSRLTGASAKAIRLYEARGLLPPVPRVNRYRDYSEQDVAWVQLIRQALALGITLAAISRLQASDGRLDWPAVLALLDQQRKHIAGERARLEQVDLALQQVSDELRQWLHSGSGDCVVAASGCATGV; encoded by the coding sequence GTGCGCATCTCCGAGGTCAGCCGGCTGACCGGTGCCAGTGCCAAAGCCATCCGCCTGTACGAGGCACGTGGATTGCTGCCGCCGGTGCCGCGCGTGAACCGCTATCGCGACTACAGCGAACAGGACGTGGCATGGGTGCAACTGATTCGCCAGGCGTTGGCGCTGGGCATCACGCTGGCCGCGATCTCGCGCCTGCAAGCATCCGACGGCCGACTCGACTGGCCGGCCGTACTGGCCTTGCTGGATCAACAGCGCAAGCACATTGCCGGCGAGCGCGCGCGACTGGAGCAGGTTGACCTCGCCCTGCAGCAGGTCAGCGATGAACTACGGCAGTGGCTGCATTCCGGCAGCGGCGACTGCGTTGTGGCCGCCAGCGGCTGCGCCACCGGCGTTTGA